One Phycisphaerae bacterium genomic window carries:
- a CDS encoding DUF5060 domain-containing protein produces the protein MMSALIATGLTVILALAGADKRDIEVELSAEQVPRFTKLEMTLNAQSAGHNPYDPAEVDFQIAIKSPSGRKLSVPAFCYQDFERRPLSRGGASREWLYPVGQSEWKARFAPTEVGTHTCTAVLKDAAGTVQSAAFRFECTASKKEGYIRVSSRDRRYLEFEDGTPFFIVGQNVAFVHNGYQAIEKIRRLGEHGANFARVWACAEDWAMAIEARKSAWGRSWDWVPPIVATPGRDGYHSSKLCVKISGEAGVRARVSPAHPVGLRPATGYVLAGRMRADDGVGVALTLGGDQVIAGKPQWAPFKREFTSGSDQWWLGDVDLRLTAKGAAWISDLSLREVGGGPELLGEADVNRPVLGFYNQADCFLLDQVVEAAEQAGVYLQLTLLTRNLYMPMLTKAGSAEYAEAIRYGQRLIRYCAARWAYSTHVAVWEYFNEMDPGLPTENFYEELGRAFEAVDINRHLRASSTWSSPSKDYRHPQLDTADMHYYLRSANGEIWKNEVASILARRDILRQNVTNKPALLSEFGMTDNQWQHAPELDQDTEYIHLHNTLWASVMSGLAGTACHWFWDDIHQRDLYRHYLPISQFVSDVPWTTGHLRDTSATCDGGVQVVGLQGVRGAYLWLHDKRATWWNIAIEKHKPEEISGALLSIDGLPSDTYRVEWWDTSEGKVTRRESARPTGNRIELDVPTFAGDIACKIVRNGRQ, from the coding sequence ATGATGTCAGCGCTAATCGCCACCGGGCTGACCGTGATTCTGGCACTCGCCGGCGCCGACAAGCGCGACATCGAGGTAGAACTGAGTGCCGAGCAAGTCCCGCGCTTTACCAAGCTCGAGATGACTCTGAACGCCCAGTCCGCGGGCCATAACCCCTACGATCCCGCCGAGGTGGATTTCCAGATCGCCATCAAGTCACCGTCGGGCCGGAAGCTATCTGTGCCGGCTTTCTGTTACCAGGATTTCGAGCGGCGGCCCTTGAGCCGGGGTGGAGCCAGCCGCGAGTGGCTGTACCCGGTGGGACAGTCCGAATGGAAGGCACGCTTTGCTCCCACCGAGGTGGGCACGCACACGTGCACCGCCGTACTCAAGGATGCGGCTGGCACGGTGCAGTCGGCGGCCTTTCGATTCGAGTGCACGGCTTCAAAGAAGGAAGGTTACATCCGGGTCTCGAGCCGGGATCGGCGCTATCTGGAGTTTGAGGACGGCACGCCGTTCTTCATCGTTGGCCAGAACGTTGCGTTTGTACACAACGGCTACCAGGCCATCGAGAAGATCCGCAGGCTGGGTGAGCATGGGGCCAATTTCGCCCGAGTATGGGCCTGTGCCGAGGATTGGGCCATGGCCATCGAGGCCCGCAAGAGCGCCTGGGGCCGATCGTGGGACTGGGTTCCTCCGATTGTGGCTACCCCAGGTCGGGACGGGTACCACTCGTCGAAGCTGTGCGTGAAGATCAGCGGCGAGGCCGGGGTGCGCGCAAGGGTGTCGCCGGCGCACCCGGTGGGCCTGCGACCGGCAACGGGCTACGTGCTGGCCGGCCGGATGCGGGCTGACGACGGAGTCGGCGTGGCGTTGACTTTGGGGGGAGACCAAGTCATCGCCGGCAAGCCGCAGTGGGCGCCCTTCAAGCGGGAGTTCACATCGGGATCCGACCAGTGGTGGTTGGGCGATGTCGACCTGCGGTTGACGGCCAAAGGTGCAGCCTGGATCAGCGACTTGTCTTTGCGTGAGGTCGGCGGCGGGCCGGAGCTGCTCGGAGAAGCAGACGTAAACCGCCCCGTGCTTGGATTCTATAACCAGGCTGATTGCTTCCTGCTGGACCAGGTTGTGGAAGCGGCGGAGCAAGCAGGTGTCTATCTCCAGTTAACCTTGCTGACGCGCAATCTCTACATGCCCATGCTCACCAAAGCCGGTTCGGCGGAGTACGCCGAGGCTATTCGATACGGCCAGCGTCTCATTCGCTACTGCGCCGCGCGTTGGGCTTACTCGACGCATGTGGCCGTCTGGGAGTACTTCAACGAGATGGACCCAGGCTTGCCCACCGAAAACTTCTATGAAGAGCTGGGCCGGGCGTTCGAAGCAGTCGACATCAACCGGCACTTGCGGGCCAGCAGCACGTGGTCGTCGCCGTCCAAAGACTACCGGCATCCGCAACTGGACACCGCCGACATGCACTACTACCTGCGGTCGGCCAACGGAGAAATCTGGAAAAATGAGGTAGCGTCGATCCTGGCCCGGCGGGATATCCTTCGGCAGAACGTCACCAACAAGCCCGCACTGCTCAGCGAGTTCGGTATGACGGATAACCAGTGGCAGCACGCCCCTGAGTTGGACCAAGACACCGAGTACATCCACCTGCACAATACTCTCTGGGCTTCCGTGATGAGCGGTCTGGCCGGTACCGCGTGCCACTGGTTCTGGGACGACATCCATCAACGCGACTTGTACCGCCATTACCTGCCGATCAGCCAATTTGTGTCCGACGTTCCGTGGACGACTGGACATCTGCGGGACACGTCTGCCACGTGCGACGGTGGCGTTCAGGTGGTTGGTCTTCAAGGTGTGCGGGGGGCGTACCTTTGGCTGCACGACAAGCGAGCCACGTGGTGGAACATCGCCATCGAGAAGCACAAGCCCGAGGAGATCAGCGGGGCGTTGTTGAGCATTGATGGCCTTCCTTCGGACACCTATCGGGTCGAGTGGTGGGATACGTCTGAGGGCAAAGTCACCCGGCGTGAATCAGCCAGGCCGACCGGGAACCGAATTGAACTCGACGTGCCGACGTTCGCGGGTGACATCGCCTGCAAGATCGTCAGGAACGGCAGGCAGTAG
- a CDS encoding DUF123 domain-containing protein codes for MLIRLRSAASICVGRLGLCRFPAGWYVYTGSARNGPTQRVGWHLRHDKLKHWHIDYLLAIADRVEAFVLPGTVVTTFMEARAQAAARDRECPPRS; via the coding sequence CTGTTGATCAGGCTGCGAAGCGCGGCGTCCATTTGCGTCGGGAGGCTTGGTCTGTGCCGGTTCCCGGCTGGCTGGTACGTATACACAGGCTCGGCCAGGAACGGACCGACTCAAAGGGTCGGGTGGCACCTACGTCACGACAAACTCAAGCATTGGCACATCGACTACCTGTTGGCGATCGCGGACAGGGTGGAGGCGTTCGTGTTGCCAGGGACGGTGGTGACGACGTTTATGGAAGCGCGTGCGCAAGCTGCTGCGCGCGACCGGGAATGTCCCCCACGGAGCTGA
- a CDS encoding sugar phosphate isomerase/epimerase gives MNGPVRQLKRRELLKSSALATALALGVTGRQGLRADTKTTPAATQPTSRDGQDPQQAPLIQVGILLGTFGRGTLEARLDAVKDSGLDCVQLSLDSAGLSDMPEEIPTAVAAHIRREAKIRGITIAAAQGTFNMSHPDAEHRRRGLRQLRVLAEACAEMGTSRIHICTGTRDRENMWRRHSDNDSPAAWKDLVACLRKATDFARQTRVTLAFEPEVNNVVDSAQKARRLLDEIGSPFLKVTIDPANLFHAGELPRMNEMLDGAFALVGKDIVLAHAKDLDHDGDAGHLPAGQGKLNYDRYVSLLHRYRFRGPLLLHGLSEAQVPGCVAFLRDKLARATSSPQEK, from the coding sequence ATGAACGGCCCTGTCAGGCAACTGAAGCGTCGTGAACTCCTGAAGAGCTCTGCACTGGCCACAGCCTTGGCGCTAGGGGTAACAGGCCGGCAAGGCCTTCGGGCGGATACCAAGACCACACCCGCCGCTACGCAGCCCACCAGCCGCGATGGTCAGGACCCACAGCAAGCGCCGTTGATCCAGGTGGGAATCCTGCTGGGAACCTTCGGCCGCGGGACCCTGGAGGCGCGTCTGGATGCCGTCAAGGACTCTGGACTTGACTGCGTTCAGCTCAGCCTAGACAGCGCCGGCCTGTCCGACATGCCCGAGGAAATCCCAACCGCAGTCGCCGCCCACATCCGTCGTGAGGCGAAGATCCGCGGGATTACGATCGCCGCCGCGCAGGGAACGTTCAACATGAGTCACCCGGATGCCGAGCATCGTCGGAGGGGTCTCAGACAGCTCCGGGTCTTGGCTGAGGCCTGTGCCGAAATGGGCACATCGAGGATCCACATCTGCACTGGCACGCGCGACCGTGAAAACATGTGGCGGCGTCATTCGGACAATGACTCGCCGGCTGCCTGGAAGGACCTGGTCGCCTGCCTGCGCAAAGCGACGGACTTCGCCCGGCAGACGCGCGTTACCTTGGCCTTCGAGCCGGAGGTCAACAACGTCGTGGACTCGGCGCAGAAGGCGCGGCGACTCCTGGATGAAATCGGGTCCCCGTTCCTCAAAGTCACGATCGACCCCGCAAACCTGTTTCATGCCGGCGAACTGCCGCGAATGAACGAGATGCTCGACGGAGCATTCGCGCTGGTGGGCAAGGACATCGTGCTGGCGCACGCCAAGGATCTGGATCACGATGGGGACGCCGGCCACCTCCCGGCCGGCCAAGGCAAATTGAACTACGATCGGTACGTCTCCCTGCTGCATCGCTACCGATTCCGGGGCCCGCTCTTGCTGCATGGTCTGAGCGAAGCACAGGTACCCGGGTGTGTAGCCTTCCTGCGGGATAAGCTGGCCCGCGCCACGTCTTCTCCTCAAGAAAAGTGA